The Camelina sativa cultivar DH55 chromosome 14, Cs, whole genome shotgun sequence genome includes a window with the following:
- the LOC104740806 gene encoding indole glucosinolate O-methyltransferase 1-like, which produces MGYHFEKTLSSNPKTQIVIDDDNQLGLMAVRLANAAAFPMVLKAALELGVFDTLYSEAARTDSFLSPSEIASKLPTTPRNPEAPVLLDRMLRLLASYSMVKCSKVLEGKGERVYKAEPICRFFLNDNIQDMGSLASQVIVNFDSVFLHTWAQLKDVLLEGGDAFGRAHGGMKLFDYMGTDERFSKLFNQNGLTIAVVKKALEVYEGFKGVNVLVDVGGGVGNTLGVVTSKYPNIKGINFDITCALAQAPYIPGVEHVSGDMFVDVPTGDAMILKHILHDWTDEDCIKILKNCWKSLPENGKVVVIELVTPDDAENGDINANIAFDMDMLMFTQCSGGKERSRDEFEALAAASGFNHCKFVCQAYHCWIIEFCK; this is translated from the exons atgggaTACCATTTTGAAAAAACCTTAAGctctaaccctaaaacccaaatAGTTATTGATGATGATAATCAGTTGGGTTTGATGGCCGTTAGACTTGCCAATGCTGCCGCCTTTCCGATGGTCCTCAAAGCTGCCCTCGAGCTCGGTGTCTTTGACACTCTCTACTCAGAAGCCGCTCGCACCGATTCGTTCCTCTCACCGTCTGAGATAGCGAGTAAGCTACCAACTACACCTCGTAACCCTGAGGCGCCGGTTCTGCTGGACCGCATGCTTCGTTTACTCGCTAGCTATTCCATGGTCAAGTGCAGTAAGGTCTTAGAAGGAAAGGGCGAGAGGGTCTACAAAGCCGAGCCAATTTGCAGGTTCTTCTTGAATGATAACATTCAAGATATGGGATCCCTTGCTTCTCAAGTCATTGTCAATTTCGACAGCGTCTTCCTTCACACTTG GGCACAACTCAAAGATGTGCTGCTAGAAGGAGGAGATGCGTTTGGCCGCGCACATGGTGGCATGAAACTCTTCGACTATATGGGCACAGATGAAAGATTTAGCAAACTCTTTAACCAAAACGGATTAACCATTGCGGTGGTGAAGAAGGCTCTTGAAGTCTATGAAGGCTTCAAAGGTGTGAATGTTTTGGTTGATGTGGGCGGAGGAGTTGGTAACACTCTTGGTGTTGTTACTTCAAAGTATCCTAATATTAAGGGTATCAATTTTGATATAACTTGTGCCTTGGCACAAGCACCTTATATCCCTGGAGTGGAACATGTTTCCGGAGATATGTTTGTAGATGTTCCAACCGGTGATGCCATGATCTTAAAA CATATACTTCATGATTGGACCGACGAAGACTGTATCAAGATTCTTAAAAATTGTTGGAAATCACTACCGGAGAACGGTAAAGTTGTTGTCATAGAGTTAGTCACTCCTGATGATGCGGAAAATGGAGACATCAACGCAAACATTGCCTTTGACATGGACATGTTGATGTTCACCCAATGTTCCGGCGGAAAAGAGAGGTCACGAGATGAGTTTGAAGCTTTGGCAGCAGCTTCCGGCTTCAACCATTGCAAGTTCGTTTGCCAAGCTTATCACTGCTGGATCATTGAGTTCTGTAAATAA
- the LOC104743425 gene encoding early nodulin-like protein 1 — translation MVGSQKHLTLSMLFFFYSFCFLSLFSQPSLTSTFLVDGVSVWKTPTVHVGDSVVFRHKYGYDLYIFRSKDAYNVCDFTQATLLTKPNSTSFTWYPSRTGSYYFSFTNNTSIPKTCQLNQKLSVQVILAAAASAPSQPPAISPVPVSGGGVISSPSSYPWPLGPREGSAFSPGPSPSEITSVTVPGKDGVPFINSNPAVPLPTGEVDSTSINPLPTSTNSAHQVMMTVTVKLVGVCSVAMFHLLL, via the exons atggttggGTCTCAGAAACATCTTACACTCTcaatgctcttcttcttctactccttttgctttctttccCTCTTCTCTCAACCTTCTCTTACTTCCACGTTTCTCGTCGACGGTGTCTCTGTCTGGAAAACCCCCACTGTTCATGTCGGCGACTCCGTTG TTTTCAGACACAAGTACGGATACGATCTTTACATCTTCAGAAGCAAAGATGCATACAATGTCTGTGACTTCACCCAAGCCACTCTTCTTACAAAACCTAATTCCACTTCCTTCACg TGGTATCCATCAAGAACAGGCTCTTACTACTTTTCCTTCACAAACAATACATCTATTCCCAAAACTTGCCAACTCAACCAGAAGCTCTCAGTTCAAGTCATCCTCGCCGCGGCGGCATCAGCACCATCGCAACCACCAGCAATCTCCCCTGTTCCGGTTTCAGGAGGAGGAGTGATCTCGTCTCCTTCATCTTACCCCTGGCCATTAGGTCCTAGAGAAGGTTCAGCTTTCTCTCCTGGACCATCTCCGTCAGAGATCACGTCCGTGACAGTTCCTGGTAAAGACGGTGTTCCGTTCATCAACAGTAATCCGGCGGTTCCACTCCCCACCGGAGAAGTCGACTCTACTTCCATTAACCCTTTACCCACTTCCACTAATTCAGCACATCAG GTGATGATGACAGTAACGGTGAAGCTAGTAGGTGTGTGCAGTGTAGCcatgtttcatcttcttctgtag